The following coding sequences lie in one Apostichopus japonicus isolate 1M-3 chromosome 13, ASM3797524v1, whole genome shotgun sequence genomic window:
- the LOC139978850 gene encoding uncharacterized protein has product MYWLHVFLTLTLATESLFQSVIHELTTEEDTVEYDYGDYNSYPRYGPQFGPALFSNPGEVVEGVTMEEIVQTFGDGWNARNLLQSANIACSRLGAVLEDVLNQLGQPGIVGTVCESFEKGNVDEACGRVWDLATNGDAGSISVIHRLYCRERDEDNEIYNYKYNGSEIEKELLRKVESYDLYDPCSETGIKKANSFVFALMDWLGPDAYVSVNRGEIDPNSACDILRYLLSLDTAEYFVQFSSILSYPVADILESFQTFDICAISQIDFDRIIAIRAAKEILVEYSGLKGIEFCDFIAKPQTREAYLELGETIVRNAFHTLVDEETCNDVLTIIAPLDKEGLHVNITGFNLTIASERAMFCAKASQAYSPNSGYLPIPYKLPEGVELDDLRPFETPGVFLPGLTFIDLLEIEGASNHAEKIIDGLAIYCRVFEEFLSAVVEKEKLDVKRLCHSFKSRDTAGIEDICLSFSYPDRVLTGLRPFDFIPVFIYIARELFGFADVSKSELCPALDYSFNQLSLRHVIETSIDIFLAEATPSINGICENWEEAKCKWNPYCPLPERRERPPKVEATTFSPFYYRPYIPSPEEVAAANAEFEEKFSIVLSLVLTIFGIDNREELCEVVAENIDPLSGRSDRTIAGNLRSNILDIFTDVEQCSEAVDKIVNLISHIDLVEDLTIYQLSGYQSSEDFCQTIADAFNTEMTESTPANDELSGTYNIFAKIAIYIQRVARSV; this is encoded by the exons ATGTATTGGCTGCATGTCTTTCTCACTCTAACACTGGCAACTGAGTCCTTGTTCCAGTCCGTGATCCATGAACTTACTACTGAAGAGGACACTGTGGAATACGACTATGGAGACTACAACAGCTACCCGAGGTACGGTCCCCAATTTGGCCCGGCTCTCTTCAGTAACCCTGGTGAAGTTGTGGAAGGAGTAACCATGGAGGAAATCGTACAGACATTCGGTGATGGATGGAATGCCAGGAATTTGCTTCAAAGTGCAAACATAGCTTGTAGCAGACTTGGAGCTGTCTTAGAAGATGTTCTCAACCAACTTGGACAGCCAGGAATCGTGGGAACAGTATGCGAATCCTTTGAGAAAGGTAATGTAGACGAAGCTTGTGGTCGAGTTTGGGATCTTGCGACAAATGGAGACGCAGGATCGATCAGCGTTATCCATAGACTATATTGTCGAGAACGAGATGAGGATAACGAAATCTATAATTACAAGTATAACGGGTCAGAAATTGAAAAAGAATTGTTACGTAAGGTCGAGAGTTATGATCTGTACGACCCGTGCTCAGAGACAGGGATCAAGAAAGCTAATTCTTTTGTATTTGCATTGATGGATTGGCTCGGTCCAGATGCTTACGTCAGTGTTAATAGAGGAGAAATTGATCCCAACAGTGCATGCGACATATTGCGATATCTATTGAGTTTGGATACAGCCGAATACTTTGTACAATTCTCTTCAATCTTGAGTTATCCGGTAGCGGACATTTTGGAGTCATTTCAGACATTCGATATTTGTGCCATAAGCCAAATTGACTTTGATAGGATCATTGCTATCCGTGCTGCAAAGGAGATCTTAGTAGAGTATTCTGGCTTAAAAGGGATTGAGTTTTGTGACTTCATAGCAAAACCACAAACAAGAGAAGCTTATCTGGAACTCGGTGAAACCATTGTCAGAAATGCATTCCATACGTTGGTAGATGAAGAAAcctgtaatgatgttttgactATTATTGCCCCTCTCGATAAGGAAGGTTTACATGTAAACATAACTGGTTTCAATCTAACGATTGCGTCAGAGAGAGCCATGTTTTGTGCGAAAGCCTCTCAGGCTTATTCACCAAACTCGGGGTATTTACCGATACCGTACAAACTCCCGGAGGGAGTAGAGTTAGATGACTTGAGACCATTCGAAACTCCAGGCGTATTCCTCCCTGGTCTCACATTTATAGACTTATTAGAAATTGAAGGCGCCTCTAATCATGCCGAGAAAATAATTGACGGACTGGCGATATACTGCAGAGTGTTCGAAGAATTTCTTTCCGCAGTTGTAGAAAAAGAGAAGTTGGATGTGAAGAGACTTTGCCATTCATTCAAGAGTCGAGACACTGCTGGTATCGAAGATATTTGCCTCTCCTTCTCCTATCCTGACAGGGTCCTAACTGGATTGCGACCGTTTGATTTCATTCCTGTGTTTATTTACATAGCCAGGGAACTATTCGGTTTTGCTGACGTAAGTAAAAGCGAGCTATGCCCGGCATTAGATTACTCCTTCAACCAACTTTCACTGAGGCATGTGATCGAGACGTCCATTGATATCTTTCTGGCAGAAGCAACTCCATCTATAAATGGTATTTGTGAAAACTGGGAAGAAGCTAAATGTAAGTGGAATCCTTACTGTCCTTTGCCAGAGCGCAGAGAAAGGCCACCTAAGGTGGAAGCTACCACCTTTTCTCCATTTTACTATCGCCCTTACATACCTTCACCCGAAGAGGTAGCAGCAGCGAACGCTGAATTTGAGGAAAAGTTCTCAATTGTTCTGTCACTTGTATTGACCATCTTTGGGATAGATAACCGAGAGGAGCTTTGTGAGGTTGTTGCCGAGAACATCGACCCACTTTCTGGTCGTTCTGACAGGACAATTGCGGGGAATCTGAGATCCAACATCTTAGATATCTTTACAGATGTTGAGCAATGCTCCGAGGCTGTTGACAAAATCGTAAATCTAATTTCACATATTGATCTTGTGGAGGATCTAACCATCTATCAGTTGTCGGGTTACCAATCCTCCGAGGATTTCTGTCAGACTATCGCTGACGCATTCAATACCGAGATGACGGAATCAACCCCAGCAAATG ATGAACTTTCTGGCACCTACAACATTTTTGCCAAAATCGCAATTTACATACAGCGAGTTGCCCgttcggtataa